Genomic window (Ureibacillus composti):
TCCATCATTTTTAGAAGAAGTTCACTTAAATATTCTTTGTATTTCTCAAGAGCATTTTTTCTTTTTGACATAGAGGATAAAATATTGCTCCTACTTCCAAATCATTAAGTTGTCTTTGTATATCTGGAACATCAATATCTTTTATGTGCTTTTCCTAGTCTTCCTTGTCAAACCAGTCTCTGCATTCTATATAACATATATTCTTCAAATACAATTTGATGATTTAATTGTTCGTTTATATAAAATGGTGTAATTCTAATGTAATCTGTTGTTGAATTGGAATTAATAATTTCTTCTAATATGCTCTTAACCCTTTTACAATGCAACATTTACTCGTGATACGATTCACCTTACTCGTTTTAATGGCTAAATTATATTTGCGGGCTCGAGATAAATAAAGCCGTTAACGGGATGTAGTAACCTCCTTCATTAACGGCATTTGTTATCCTAGAACCCTAGAGCGTATTCTATTCCCTTGAATTAATATGTCACCTTTACTCCGGTCAACTTTTCAATTTCAGAGTATGCTGAACTATCTTTAGTACTCATAAGCGACAATACCTTTCCAAGTAACCAAATGTCCCCTTGAGAATGTAACTGTGATAGGAACTCAGTAATATTATGGTTGCAATCAATAAACATTCTGTACCTTCCAAATACCATCCAAGGGTTTGCACCCGTTTTTTGTTCAAACTGAACCTTGGTTACAGAACCACTCCAACTGGTTTGAATGGAGAAAAGATGCTTATCCCCATCATTCGTATATCCAACAGATGGATTAATTTCAACATAACTGCTCGTTGCATTACCCCATGTGTCAGCATATGGAGAATCAATGGTTTTTATTAAGGTTCCAATTGCCACATCAAAAATTGCAGAGGCTTCCTGAGAGGCAAACAAAATATAACCTGATTGTTTTTGACTATTAATAGCAAAATGAATTATATACTGGTGGATGCTTTGTGAATCAGGCCATATCGGTATGTAAGCTACAGGTAAGGTTATAGACCAGAAGTCCTCAATAAAGACTCGCTCTTCTTTGATAACGAGCTGCTCACCATTCTTCTCCCATTTATATAATAGTACAGGAACTAAATTGCTATAAATAGTTTGATATGATTCATAAAGATTTGGAATTCTTGAATCACCTGCATCACCACCATTCATTCTTGAATCTGAAATTAGCTGTCCTATTTTATTCGGGTCATTTATAACCCCTGTTTGTTCATAAAAGCTCTTTAATAATGTTGCGATACAATTCATAATTTCTACTTTTAGTTCAGACATCCTTTTAGTTTCTTCGATGGAAAGCCTATTTAGTGAATACTCAATACCGTTAGGACTCTTTATGTTAATTGATAGCAATCCAACCCGCTCTAATTTATCTATAAGGCACGCAAAAAAGCACTCCCGATAAATGAACAGATCAATCCCGTTGAGAGATTAATATGAACACTTACGAAAGTGCTTTAAAAGCTATTCACCGTATGGTTATAGCGGAAAGTTAAATGTGTAATATAGATGGTTTCACTATAAGTAAAAAGTTAGTTTTCGTCAAGAAATGCGGGTAGTTCATAAATCAAGGCCTAAAATGTAAACAACTAGATAGCCTATCGGAATGTGAAAAATATGAAAAATAGGGTAAATGTAATGTTAGGTACTGTTAATAATTAGGTCATCTGCTATATAGTTCTCTATATAAAATCATACTTTGAACTCATAGAATACGTGAAATAAATATATGTATAATATCAAATATATATTGGTAAATATTACAATATTATATAAAAATTTACCAAATGGGCAAAAAAATTACACCATATTAAGGAGGGGTTACTATTAATAATAGAAAATCTATAAAAAAAGTTTTTGCCTTATTAGCTCTAATTGGTGGATTTATGATGAATCTCGACATATTCGGGTTCAATAGTGAAATTGTAAATATAATAGGAAGAATTATTCTTTTAATCTCTGTATTTACAATAGTTTATATCGTCTTTACTGACGATAAATAGGATTTTCGAAATATCAAAATAATACTACTACTACTAATTGTTGTAAAAATGGGGGTACTTTGATGAAAAAAGCTATTTCTTTATCTTTAGCATGTTTAATAGGCTTTGGTAGTGTTGCGCCAAATTTTGCAAGTGCGGCAGAAAATATTGATTCAAAACAGGTACTAGAAAAAAATGATTTAATAGTAGAACCAGAGATTAAGGCATTAAAAAGTAAAGAAGAGAATGTTACTAAATTTGAATTTACTTATAATGATGAAACTGTTATTGCGGAACATAACACTAAAACAGGGGAATTTTCTGTAGATGGTGAAATTGTAGCGATTATTACAAGCGGAAAAGGAAAACCAGTTGACTCACAGATACAAGTACAAAATAATATCAGTGCGTTAGCATCTTATCCAACGTATAAAATCGGCAGCCCAGGACAGAGTGTTTGGGTACATAAATACTATGATGTTTCTCAAGTGAAATTTTTAAGTACACAATTAACGGTTGTTGCAGTAGCTGCAGCTCTCTCAGCAGCTTTCCTTTTTGACGATAAACCTTCTATAAAGGCTTCTGCACTGATTTCTGCTGCTACTACTGTTTTATCAACAATTACTACCAATGCAACATATAATATGACATTTAACCATTACAGCGGGAAGGCTAATACAACAAGTAAATCAGATTTTTGGGATTCTGTTGGAGTTTTTAAGGGGACAGTCACAGGTACTAATAGAATTTGTACAATAGACTTTTATTATAGCTGGGACATTTAAAATTTATAGATAAGACTTTTATCTTAAATAAAAGGGATGGCCGCTAAACATTGGCAGTCATCCCTTTTTCTATATCATTAAAATATCTATCCTACGAAGATTTGTAGTTACTACTCAACCTTCATCTTTCAAGGAGTACCGTCCTCATCAAACTGGTAAGGATAATCATCATACTCGTCATACATATCATGCTTGTTAATTCTCAATTGCATTTCCTTTTCATAGGCCTCTTTAATTTCCCGTGATTTACGTTCACTTAGTTGTTCTGCAAGAAATTCATCGAATTTAAGTAAAAACCCATATACTAAATGTGCTAATTTTAAATTATTTGTCTTATATAATTTGACTAACAACTCTATTTTTTCAATTATAGTTATACTATCTGAATTCAAGATCATTGTTAGAATTGGTTCAAGTAACGTTGCTGTTTTTCGATCTTTTGAATCGAAATTTGATTCATACCCATATTTATCATCATCAAATTTATTTGTCTATAAGTACACAAAAAAGCACTTCCGATAAATGTTCAGTCCAATCCCGTTAAGAGATTAGCATGAACACTTCGAGAGTGCTTTAAAAGCTATTCACTTTCACAAAATATAAATTTTACGAAAAAGTATGCTAGGTTTATTTTCTTCGATTCTTTCTAGATAAATCGAAATTACTCCTTTCTATGATAACTTTTTTTACCACTATTCAACATGCTTTATTTCCATAAATACCACCAAAAACTTTTCACTAACTTCAAAATAAAAGTACAGGTTTACTAAAATAGATTCCATCCTTCTTATAACCAACTCATAAATTTCTTTAAATTCTATTTTTTTGAAATGGTGTTTTTATAAATTATATCCATACCGAGATTTTCGAAATGGAGTCTATTCCTGAGTCAACTAATAGGAACATGGTAATACTTTGAAACCTTTATGTGAAAAATTTTTTTAATATTAAACACGATATTAACCATTTTAATTTTCAAAAAGGATTTTACATAATTCACCTTTTAATATAATTTAAATGAATTATTATAATCAGATAAAAAAGTAAAGCAGGTACCCTATCTAAGAGTACCTGCTTTCAATAAGTATAGATTTAATGCCCCTGCCAAGGATGTTAATTATAACATATTAATTAAATAGTATAAAGATGATGGGGTGCTTCACTTTAATAATAAACACTCAATTGACTACAAATAGAATTTACGAGAGAATATATATAGATTGCGGAAAGAAAGGAGGATTTCTGTGGAACATCGTTCACTAATTCTGCTTGGTTTATTAATGGGACAAAGTCAACACGGATATCAGATCAATGAATTCATCGAAAGAAACTTAAGTACAGTTACAGATATGAAAAAACCAACTGCTTATGCTACATTGGATAAACTAAATCAAAAAGGTTTTATTGATATTCAGCTAGAGCAAGAAGGAAATAGACCCACTCGTAAAGTGTACTCTATAAATGAAAACGGCCGAAACTATTTTTATAAATTACTATTGAATAACCTATCTTCTGCTGAAAGTGTTAATTACCAAGGAGATATTGGGTTAATGTTTAGTGATCTTCTTCCTATGGAAAAGGTAATACCGGCGTTGAAAGAACGATTAAAGAAAAATCAGCATCAATTAGATCTATTTAAACAAACACCGGCACATGGAATACGAACAGGCGTCAATCTTGCAGTTGAACATAAAATAATAATGTTAGAAGCAGAAGTTGCCTTTCTTGAAAAAACTATAAACAATCTCCAGTTCAATTAAATATTTATCCCTACGATCATTTTTTTATTATGATGAAAATAAAAAAATGATCTAATTTTACCCTTATAGTCACAGTTGACTAATCAACAAAAAACTATTACACTTTAAAAGTAACAG
Coding sequences:
- a CDS encoding PadR family transcriptional regulator encodes the protein MEHRSLILLGLLMGQSQHGYQINEFIERNLSTVTDMKKPTAYATLDKLNQKGFIDIQLEQEGNRPTRKVYSINENGRNYFYKLLLNNLSSAESVNYQGDIGLMFSDLLPMEKVIPALKERLKKNQHQLDLFKQTPAHGIRTGVNLAVEHKIIMLEAEVAFLEKTINNLQFN